The following proteins are co-located in the Planococcus plakortidis genome:
- the mutL gene encoding DNA mismatch repair endonuclease MutL translates to MHTSDGTAGTYLEIEGGRLTEQRAGALRQGTDIRIGQLFFNTPARLKYMKTLQTELGHTIDLMNRFALSYPEVSFRLVNDGKQLLQTAGSGEVRRVLADIYGVAIAKKMVAFEGESPDYQIEGFASLPEITRANKNYISLFVNGRWVKQYAIANTVHKAYHTFLPLERQPIVVLNIKGDPYLTDVNVHPSKQQIRLSKEKELLELVHDTIRKAIQTAVRAPVIEKPKPAKQAPSRQLDLWKRPVEETVRREPETLKSMDWKQEKLQERGEDFHLEPKLEPVVKTAHEQGWEQDREPDREPAEEGKMPYEEPENYPAVDASPQFPELEVVGQIHGTYIVAQSSDGFYLIDQHAAQERIKYEFFREKVGDIDSNERQSLLLPLTFHYSRDEALHLKEQLNALEESGVFLEEFGETTFIVREYPTWFPKGFEQEVIEDLIEQVLTERRVDIKKLREEAAIMMSCKRSIKANHFLQKHDMERLLADLKNAEQPFTCPHGRPVIIHFKTYDIEKMFKRVMN, encoded by the coding sequence TTGCATACATCCGATGGAACGGCAGGGACCTATCTGGAGATCGAAGGAGGCCGGCTAACTGAACAGCGTGCAGGGGCATTGCGGCAAGGGACGGATATCCGCATCGGCCAATTGTTTTTCAATACGCCGGCAAGATTGAAGTATATGAAAACACTGCAGACGGAACTCGGCCATACGATTGATTTGATGAACCGTTTTGCGCTCAGTTATCCAGAGGTTTCATTCCGTTTGGTCAACGACGGCAAACAATTGCTGCAGACAGCGGGTAGCGGCGAGGTCCGACGTGTGCTGGCGGATATTTATGGTGTCGCAATCGCGAAGAAAATGGTCGCTTTTGAAGGTGAATCACCCGATTACCAAATCGAAGGCTTTGCTTCACTGCCGGAAATTACACGCGCCAATAAAAATTACATCTCGCTGTTCGTCAATGGCCGGTGGGTCAAGCAATACGCCATCGCCAATACGGTGCACAAGGCTTACCATACCTTCCTGCCGCTCGAGCGACAGCCGATCGTCGTGTTGAACATCAAAGGGGATCCGTATTTGACCGATGTCAACGTGCACCCTTCCAAACAGCAGATCCGGTTGAGCAAGGAGAAGGAATTGCTGGAACTTGTCCACGATACAATACGCAAGGCCATCCAGACCGCCGTGCGTGCGCCGGTCATCGAAAAACCGAAACCTGCCAAGCAGGCACCGAGCCGGCAATTGGATCTCTGGAAGCGCCCGGTTGAAGAAACCGTGAGACGTGAGCCGGAAACCTTGAAGTCGATGGATTGGAAACAGGAGAAGCTACAGGAACGGGGCGAGGATTTTCATTTGGAGCCGAAGCTGGAACCGGTCGTGAAGACAGCTCATGAACAGGGCTGGGAACAGGACCGGGAACCGGACCGGGAACCGGCAGAAGAGGGGAAGATGCCCTATGAGGAACCCGAAAACTATCCTGCAGTGGACGCCAGCCCGCAATTTCCGGAACTAGAAGTCGTCGGACAGATTCACGGGACCTATATCGTGGCGCAAAGTTCAGACGGTTTTTACCTGATTGACCAGCATGCTGCGCAGGAACGCATCAAGTATGAGTTTTTTCGCGAGAAAGTCGGCGACATCGATTCGAATGAACGCCAGTCGCTGCTTTTGCCGTTAACATTCCATTACAGCCGGGACGAAGCGCTGCATTTGAAAGAACAATTGAATGCGCTGGAGGAAAGTGGCGTGTTCCTGGAGGAATTCGGCGAGACGACGTTCATTGTCAGGGAATACCCGACCTGGTTCCCGAAGGGCTTCGAACAGGAAGTCATCGAGGATTTGATTGAGCAGGTGTTGACTGAGCGCAGAGTGGATATCAAGAAACTGCGTGAAGAAGCTGCCATCATGATGAGCTGCAAGCGTTCGATCAAAGCGAACCACTTTTTGCAAAAACACGACATGGAACGGTTATTGGCCGATTTGAAGAATGCGGAACAGCCATTCACCTGCCCGCACGGCCGGCCGGTCATCATTCATTTCAAGACTTACGATATCGAAAAAATGTTCAAGCGTGTGATGAATTGA
- the mutS gene encoding DNA mismatch repair protein MutS, which produces MAPTPMIQQYLQVKSEYQDAFLFFRLGDFYEMFYDDAIKASQLLEITLTSRGGNGEDRIPMCGVPHHSAKNYIDQLIQKGHKVAVCEQVEDPKTTKGVVKREVVRLITPGTHTEGKSVDAKANNFIAAADEVAGGFGLAYLDISTGESTATYIAGNEKELLNELQALHIRELVVSEQLRLLLAEEDQQLILSVEHMEAPFMAEASLFVDCPKELETCGKRLLAYIAATQKQSLGHIQPFKYRENTRILGIDYYSKRNLELIESIRGGDNKGTLLWLLDETVTAMGSRKLKQWLHQPLADRLAIESRQQMVEALMDRYFVRVELQQLLKEVYDLERLSGRVAFGSASGRDLAQLRNSLEKIPELVRELKGSGHSSLEQFSAGLDPCPEVCELLAAISDNPPLSAKEGGVIRDGFNAQLDEYRDASRNGKDWIAELEQKERAKTGIRSLKVGYNRIFGYYIEISKANMHLADLERYERKQTLANAERYITPELKEKEALILTAEEKSLTLEYELFVSVREQVKEYISRIQQLASKISALDVYISFSEVAEKYRFTKPAFNDGRNISIREGRHPVVEKMLNKQHYVPNDCELDDDGNMLLITGPNMSGKSTYMRQVALTIVLAQIGSYVPAASAELPIVDQIFTRIGAADDLVSGQSTFMVEMMESQYAISHATERSLLLFDEIGRGTSTYDGMALAQSMIEYIHEHIGANTLFSTHYHELTALEETLPNLRNVHVSAMEQSGKVVFLHKVKRGPADKSYGVHVAELANLPEAILSRARELLISFEADNRKTQQQAEQLSFFDERDTANEEVLQTIKDVSVSRMTPLEALQLINDLQEKISGGG; this is translated from the coding sequence ATGGCACCGACACCAATGATCCAACAATATTTGCAAGTGAAATCCGAATACCAGGATGCGTTCCTGTTTTTCCGTTTGGGCGATTTTTATGAAATGTTTTACGACGACGCCATCAAAGCGTCCCAGCTGCTGGAAATCACATTGACGAGCCGCGGAGGCAATGGTGAAGACCGCATCCCGATGTGCGGGGTCCCACACCATTCCGCGAAAAACTATATCGATCAATTGATCCAAAAAGGCCATAAAGTCGCGGTGTGCGAACAAGTGGAAGACCCGAAAACGACGAAAGGCGTCGTCAAACGTGAAGTGGTCCGCCTGATTACGCCCGGCACGCATACCGAAGGCAAAAGCGTCGATGCCAAGGCGAATAATTTCATTGCGGCAGCCGATGAAGTGGCAGGCGGTTTCGGTCTTGCGTACTTGGATATTTCAACCGGCGAATCGACCGCTACTTACATAGCAGGCAATGAAAAGGAATTGCTCAACGAACTCCAGGCGCTGCATATCCGCGAACTTGTCGTCTCCGAGCAATTGCGTTTATTGCTCGCAGAAGAAGACCAACAGCTCATCTTATCAGTCGAGCACATGGAAGCGCCATTTATGGCTGAAGCGTCCTTGTTCGTGGACTGCCCAAAAGAGCTCGAGACGTGCGGCAAGCGGCTGCTCGCCTATATCGCCGCGACGCAAAAGCAATCACTGGGCCATATCCAGCCCTTTAAATACCGGGAAAACACACGGATCTTAGGCATCGATTATTACTCAAAACGCAATCTGGAATTGATCGAATCCATTCGTGGAGGGGACAATAAAGGCACGCTCTTATGGCTGTTGGACGAAACGGTCACGGCCATGGGCAGCCGGAAATTGAAGCAATGGCTGCATCAGCCCTTAGCGGACCGACTTGCGATTGAATCGCGGCAGCAAATGGTCGAAGCCTTGATGGACCGTTATTTCGTGCGCGTGGAATTGCAGCAATTATTGAAAGAAGTTTATGATCTGGAACGCTTATCCGGCCGTGTGGCATTCGGCAGTGCGAGCGGCCGGGATTTGGCGCAACTGCGCAATTCATTGGAAAAGATTCCAGAGCTTGTGCGTGAGCTTAAAGGCTCGGGGCACTCTTCGCTCGAGCAATTCAGCGCCGGTTTGGACCCGTGCCCGGAAGTATGCGAGTTGTTAGCTGCGATCAGCGACAATCCGCCGTTATCGGCGAAAGAAGGCGGTGTCATCCGCGACGGCTTCAACGCGCAATTGGACGAATACCGGGACGCTTCACGGAATGGCAAGGACTGGATTGCGGAACTTGAGCAAAAAGAACGGGCGAAGACCGGAATCCGTTCCTTGAAAGTCGGTTATAACCGGATTTTCGGCTATTATATCGAAATTTCAAAAGCGAATATGCATTTGGCGGACCTCGAACGATACGAACGAAAGCAGACATTGGCCAACGCAGAACGCTATATCACGCCGGAGCTGAAGGAAAAAGAAGCCCTGATCTTAACGGCTGAAGAAAAAAGCCTGACATTGGAATATGAATTATTCGTCAGTGTGCGCGAGCAAGTGAAGGAATACATTTCACGAATCCAGCAATTGGCTTCAAAAATCAGCGCGCTCGACGTCTATATCAGCTTTTCGGAAGTTGCGGAGAAATATCGCTTCACGAAACCGGCATTCAACGACGGGCGGAACATTTCGATCCGCGAAGGCCGCCACCCGGTTGTCGAGAAGATGCTCAACAAGCAGCATTATGTCCCGAATGACTGCGAACTCGATGACGATGGCAATATGCTGTTGATTACCGGGCCGAATATGTCGGGTAAAAGCACCTATATGCGGCAAGTCGCGCTGACGATCGTCTTGGCGCAAATCGGAAGCTACGTCCCGGCGGCTTCTGCGGAATTGCCGATCGTCGACCAGATCTTTACGCGCATCGGCGCTGCGGACGATCTCGTCTCCGGCCAGAGTACGTTCATGGTGGAGATGATGGAATCGCAATACGCCATCAGCCATGCAACAGAACGCAGTTTATTGCTATTCGATGAAATTGGGCGCGGCACCTCGACTTATGATGGGATGGCACTGGCTCAATCGATGATCGAGTACATCCATGAACATATCGGGGCGAATACGTTATTCTCGACACATTACCATGAATTGACGGCACTTGAAGAAACGCTGCCGAACTTGCGCAACGTCCACGTCTCGGCCATGGAACAATCCGGGAAAGTCGTCTTTTTGCACAAAGTGAAACGCGGGCCTGCCGATAAGAGCTACGGGGTCCATGTAGCGGAACTGGCCAATTTGCCGGAAGCGATCTTGAGCCGTGCACGTGAATTATTGATAAGTTTCGAGGCTGATAACCGTAAAACACAGCAGCAAGCAGAACAATTATCGTTTTTTGATGAACGCGATACGGCGAATGAAGAAGTGCTGCAAACGATCAAAGATGTGTCGGTTTCACGTATGACGCCGCTCGAAGCATTGCAGCTGATCAACGACTTGCAGGAGAAAATAAGCGGAGGAGGCTGA
- a CDS encoding RicAFT regulatory complex protein RicA family protein: protein MTYTKQQIVDKAREVADMIAATEEVDFFKRAEAQINENQQIREKIASLKSLQKQAVNFQHYGKERALELIEKKIQKIEDEIDAVPIVQEFKQSQSDVNSLLQMVSTAIANQVTNNIITDTGGDLLRGETGSKVRNDGGGSCS from the coding sequence ATGACTTATACAAAACAACAAATCGTCGATAAAGCGCGTGAAGTAGCGGACATGATCGCTGCAACAGAAGAAGTCGATTTCTTCAAGCGTGCGGAAGCACAGATCAACGAAAATCAGCAGATCCGCGAAAAAATCGCCAGCTTGAAGAGCCTTCAAAAGCAAGCGGTTAATTTCCAGCATTACGGGAAAGAACGCGCACTTGAACTGATCGAGAAGAAAATCCAGAAAATCGAAGACGAAATCGATGCCGTGCCGATCGTGCAGGAATTCAAGCAATCACAAAGCGATGTCAATTCGCTATTGCAAATGGTTTCTACGGCAATCGCCAACCAAGTGACGAACAATATCATCACCGATACCGGCGGCGACTTGCTGCGCGGCGAAACAGGGTCCAAAGTGAGAAACGATGGCGGCGGAAGCTGCTCATAA
- a CDS encoding alpha/beta fold hydrolase, with the protein MEMSSSFVRVSDGHELFCSVHSAENPKGHVHIIHGMAEHSGRYKDFIQALNEQGFTVSIHDQRGHGKTAEHNGGIGYFADTGGFLRVVEDAHEIIRNVQAGIGKLPFTLLGHSMGSFVARRYLQLYGDEVDCAVLAGTGGHPGFSLSAGIATAKSFSRLEGKTASSPVLGKLIFGSYNKDFQDEKSKFSWLSRKSEAVAQYEADPWCGFEMANQFYVDLFEGLAIIHRMDEVRRIPKNLPVLFISGSMDPVGAKGNGVFEAASQFNRAGLETVKVYLAEEGRHEVLHEMNAKTYQQVIIDWINDHG; encoded by the coding sequence ATGGAAATGAGCAGTTCATTCGTTCGGGTGTCGGACGGCCACGAACTCTTCTGCAGCGTGCATAGTGCTGAAAATCCGAAAGGCCATGTTCACATTATCCACGGAATGGCAGAACATAGCGGCCGTTACAAGGATTTCATCCAGGCGCTAAACGAGCAAGGATTCACCGTGTCCATACATGACCAAAGAGGGCACGGAAAAACGGCGGAACATAATGGGGGGATCGGGTATTTCGCGGATACTGGAGGCTTCTTGCGGGTTGTCGAAGATGCACATGAAATAATCCGGAATGTCCAGGCAGGCATCGGCAAATTGCCGTTCACGCTTCTCGGGCATTCGATGGGATCTTTTGTAGCGCGGCGATATCTTCAGCTTTACGGTGATGAAGTGGATTGTGCGGTGTTAGCCGGAACCGGTGGGCATCCAGGGTTTTCATTGTCTGCTGGCATCGCAACCGCGAAGAGCTTCAGCAGGCTCGAAGGAAAGACGGCAAGCAGCCCGGTTTTGGGGAAATTGATCTTCGGCAGTTACAATAAAGACTTCCAGGATGAAAAGTCCAAGTTTTCCTGGTTGAGCCGGAAAAGTGAAGCGGTGGCACAATACGAAGCGGATCCATGGTGCGGATTTGAAATGGCAAACCAGTTTTACGTCGATCTTTTCGAAGGCTTGGCAATCATTCACCGCATGGATGAGGTCAGGCGGATCCCCAAAAATCTGCCCGTACTGTTTATCAGCGGATCCATGGACCCGGTCGGGGCGAAAGGGAACGGTGTATTTGAAGCAGCTAGCCAATTCAACCGGGCCGGCTTGGAAACCGTAAAAGTTTACCTGGCAGAAGAAGGGCGCCACGAAGTGCTGCATGAGATGAACGCAAAAACGTATCAGCAAGTCATCATCGATTGGATAAATGACCATGGTTGA
- a CDS encoding ATP-binding protein — protein MGKIRLMDEPLSNKIAAGEVVERPTSVVKELVENAIDADSTAIEVLLEEAGLTSIQIIDNGAGMDEEDALLSFSRHATSKIENEHDLFRIRTLGFRGRHLLVSLLSLK, from the coding sequence ATGGGCAAGATCCGGTTAATGGACGAACCGCTATCCAATAAAATCGCGGCAGGGGAAGTCGTCGAACGGCCGACTTCCGTCGTCAAGGAATTGGTGGAAAATGCAATCGATGCCGACAGCACAGCTATAGAAGTACTCCTTGAAGAAGCAGGGCTGACATCGATACAAATTATCGATAACGGGGCGGGAATGGACGAAGAAGACGCGCTCTTGTCTTTTTCAAGACACGCCACGAGCAAAATTGAGAACGAACACGACCTGTTCCGCATCCGTACACTTGGGTTCCGGGGGAGGCACTTGCTAGTATCGCTTCTGTCTCTAAAGTGA